A section of the Mycteria americana isolate JAX WOST 10 ecotype Jacksonville Zoo and Gardens chromosome 19, USCA_MyAme_1.0, whole genome shotgun sequence genome encodes:
- the LOC142418843 gene encoding uncharacterized protein LOC142418843: MFATHEGVCSTLGCSQDAALLATRRDICKVQGCLRHARAFAACRDARSSMQGWSQHRDVRNVQGCLQRRAGMLATCKGVCSSTQGCLQQHAGMLATQGCSQRAGMFAACKGVCSSMQGCSQHRGMFATCKGVCSSMQGCSQHRDVRNVQGCLQQRAGMLATCKGVCSSTQGCSQHRAVRNVRGCLQRAKMFAAACRDARSAWERLQHAGIFAVPGGYLWHTGMLAAHGDACRVQGRLQSAGVFAAHRDARSHFAGAGDTRSSFSGFPCLSFPFPESKHSTRACRFARGSASRDAAVLGNLATLQQLGWRLRIRCLESGQGERWGPAARQMR; this comes from the exons ATGTTTGCAACGCACGAGGGTGTCTGCAGCACGCTGGGATGCTCGCAGGATGCAGCGCTGCTCGCAACACGCAGGGATATTTGCAAGGTGCAGGGATGTTTGCGGCATGCGAGGGCGTTTGCGGCATGCAGGGATGCTCGCAGCAGCATGCAGGGATGGTCGCAACACAGGGATGTTCGCAACGTGCAGGGATGTTTGCAGCGGCGTGCAGGGATGCTTGCAACATGCAAGGGTGTTTGCAGCAGCACACAGGGATGTTTGCAGCAGCATGCAGGGATGCTCGCAACACAGGGATGTTCGCAACGTGCAGGAATGTTTGCAGCGTGCAAGGGTGTTTGCAGCAGCATGCAGGGATGCTCGCAACACAGGG GGATGTTTGCAACATGCAAGGGTGTTTGCAGCAGCATGCAGGGATGCTCGCAACACAGGGATGTTCGCAATGTGCAAGGATGTTTGCAGCAGCGTGCAGGGATGCTTGCAACATGCAAGGGTGTTTGCAGCAGCACGCAGGGATGCTCGCAACACAGGGCTGTTCGCAATGTGCGGGGATGTTTGCAGCGTGCAAAGATGTTTGCAGCAGCATGCAGGGATGCTCGCAGCGCATGGGAACGTTTGCAGCACGCAGGAATATTTGCAGTGCCTGGGGGATATTTGTGGCACACAGGGATGCTTGCAGCACATGGGGATGCTTGCAGAGTACAGGGGCGTTTGCAGAGTGCAGGGGTGTTTGCAGCACACAGGGATGCACGAAGCCACTTTGCAGGAGCCGGAGACACCCGCAGCAGCTTTTCAGGCtttccgtgcctcagtttccccttccccGAGAGCAAGCACAGCACGAGGGCCTGTCGGTTTGCTCGGGGCTCGGCCTCGCGGGACGCTGCGGTGCTGGGAAACCTGGCCACGCTGCAGCAGCTTGGCTGGCGGCTTCGCATTCGGTGCTTGGAGAGCGGCCAGGGGGAGCGCTGGGGGCCTGCTGCTCGCCAGATGCGATAA